A genomic stretch from Malus domestica chromosome 15, GDT2T_hap1 includes:
- the LOC103417987 gene encoding uncharacterized protein, with amino-acid sequence MKVRSSVKKMCEFCKTVKRRGRVFVICTANPKHKQRQGMSTLAYEGTVSSLFVETSSKQENNSGHTLQAGLASLIPKKPEPSMPSMPTTILGWRVRLASMLSRNTN; translated from the exons ATGAAGGTGCGTTCATCTGTGAAGAAGATGTGTGAGTTTTGTAAGACTGTGAAGCGTCGTGGGCGTGTTTTTGTGATTTGCACAGCCAATCCCAAGCATAAGCAAAGACAGGGCATGTCGACATTGGCGTATGAAGGCACGGTGTCCTCCCT GTTTGTGGAGACTAGTTCCAAGCAGGAGAACAACTCTGGTCACACCTTGCAGGCAGGTTTGGCCTCTCTGATACCCAAAAAGCCAGAACCCTCTATGCCCTCTATGCCCACCACGATTCTCGGATGGAGGGTGCGCCTGGCATCCATGCTGTCCAGAAACACCAATTAG